The genomic window GTGACCGATCGCAAGAAGGCCGAGCACGCCCTCCGGGCGGCGCACGCCGGGTTGGAACTCCGGATCCTGGAGCGCACGGCCGAACTCGCCGATTTGAATGCGACACTGAAAGAGGAGATCGCGCGCCGGGAAGGTGCGGAGTTGGAGCAGCGGGCACTCCAGCAGCAACTGACGACTGTGCAGGAAGACGAGCGGCGGCGGATCGCCCGCGAACTGCACGACCAGATGGGCCAACACCTGACCGCGCTCGGCCTCGGGTTGAAGATCGTCAAGAACGCGACCCCGGACCCGTCGCCCGAACGGGACCGGCTCCGGCGCCTGCTGTCCATTACCGATACCATTGGCCGAGAGGTTCACCACCTGGCCCTCGAACTCCGCCCCACCACGCTCGACGACTTCGGCCTCCAGGCCGCGCTGGCGAACTACGCCGAGGGGTGGTCGGAGCGGTCCGGGATCGAGGTCGACTTTCATGGTTCCGGCCCGGACGAGGAGCGGCTGCCGCCACCGGTCGAGACGGCGTTGTACCGGGTCATCCAGGAAGCCCTCACGAACATTCTCAAGCACGCCGCCGCCCGGCGGGTCAGCGTGGTCCTCCAGCGGTCGTCGGGCCAGATCTCGGCCGTGATCGAGGACGACGGACGGGGATTCGACGCCGATTCGGTCGCCGAACACCGGTTGGGTATCCTCGGCATGCGGGAGCGGGTGGCGTTGGTCGGCGGGACTCTGACGGTCGAATCGGGCTCCCGCCCCGGTACCACGGTGATCGCCCGAATCCCACTCCAGCCGAGCGACCGGCGGAGGCCGCAATGACAGATCTGCGCGTCTTTCTGGTCGACGACCACGCGGTCGTTCGCGAGGGGTTGAAGACGTTAATCAACGCCCAGGTCGGAATGATGGTTGTCGGCGAAGCGGCTGAAGGGTCGCTCGCGTGCGAGCGAATCGTGGTGTTGAGGCCGGACGTGGTGGTGATGGACGTGTCGATGCCCGGTTTGACCGGGGCGCAAGCGACCGCTCGGTTGCAGCTAGAAAGCCCGACGGTCCGGGTCCTGGCCCTGACCGTCCACGAGGACAGGGGATACATTCGCCAACTCCTGGCGGCCGGGGCGGCCGGGTACGTGCTCAAGCGGGCAGCGCCCGAGGAATTGATTCACGCCATCCGGGTGGTGGCCACGGGCGGCGTTTACTTGGACCCGAGCATGGCCGGAAGGTCGTCGGTGGCTTTGTCAGAAAAACGTCGAATGCCGGCCCCCCGAGTGGGGATCTGAGTGAGCGGGAGACGGAGGTGGCCCGGCGAACGGCCGCCGGGTACAGCAACAAAGAGATCGCCACCCGCCTCGAATTAAGTGTCAAGACGGTTGAGACGTATCGGGCCCGGGCGATGGAGAAGCTCGGCCTCCAGAGCCGGTCCGACCTCGTCCGGTATGCCGTCCAACAAGGCTGGTTACAGGACGGCTAAAGTTCCGGAAATCGAAGTCACAAATCCTGACAGATGTCGGGTTTTCCCCGACACAGTTTTTCCGATATTCCGTATCTCGTTGCGACTGCTTACCCGTCCGCCCGCCCACGTCCGTTTCACATACTTGATGCTACGCAGATTCACATTCGTGGCGGCCTAGGATAGTCACCAGAGCCGATCCGTGGGGGATCGTTGGAGGATTTCATGAACCGAATCTGGCCGTACATCTTGGTAGTGGACGACTCGCCCGACACGGCCGATAGTATGGCCGAATTACTCATTATCTGGGGGTATCACGCCAAACCTTGTTACTGCGGTGCCTCGGCGCTCGCGGCCGTTCACGACCGCCGTCCGGCCGTCATTCTCTTGGACATCGGGATGGCCCCGATGGACGGACTGACATTCGCCTCCCAATTCCACAAGTTGCCCAACCACGAGCGAACGTCGGTCGTCGCGATCACGGGACATACGTCCGCGACGTACCAAATCCGCGGGCGCGAACTCGGGATCGTCCATTACCTGCTCAAACCCGTCGACTTGACCAAGCTAGAAACCCTGCTGGCACGACTGATAGCGCTATCCGCGTTGCCGGTCGGCGTCATCGAATTCTCGCCCCTAGTGTCTCCGCGCACAAAACCTGCAAGGAATTCGTCGCGTCTGTTAGGTTGGAAATAAGCACAAGTCATCCAAGACTGCCAGAAAATAACCAGCATTTGTATTAATATAACCAATATCCCTCAATTTGGTATCCTTTACTCATGGAGAGGTTCAGCCTTCGTGCATCATTGTGTTCTTGTGGCGGTTTTGTGGCATTCTGAATCTATAGCTAGCGGACAAATCCAAGAGGCTTGAACTTGACGACCATGCAGAAAAGGCTTAATTTTTAAGTAGTTGCTGCGAGTTGGGTAACGCGACAAATCGGTGGTCAGAGAATCCCGCCCTCTCCGCTAGAAAAGAGCTTACCTTCGCAAGTGATTGCGTGATAACGATTTCGGTTTCTTGATTTGTGTCGTTCTCCTTTTGTGTCCCGGAATTGTCCCGGTTGATGACCCCGCACCAAGCGGGAACAACCAGTAACAACCCGCACATCACGATTCCGTTCATGACGCATCCTCCCTTCCGGCGTCGGCGGCCGGTTCGCCCATCCCGAACGGGACGGATCCCATGAACTGGTGCGATTCCTCGTCCCCCAGGTGGTAGTAGACCGCGGCCATCGACCGGTCTGAACGGTGACCGAGCCACGCGTCGACCACCCGCTGGGGGACCCGGGCGTTGACCGCAGCCGTCTCGAAAAAGTGGCGGAGCGAGTGGACCACGAACCCCGACTCCCGACCGACCGGTAGCCCAAGCCGAGCGGCCAACCGCGTGAACTGCTCGTTCAATCGCTTCACGCTAATCGGGCGACCCCCGTCCGGGTACTTTGTGCTCGGGGCCGCCGTGAACAACCACGTTCCCCCAGACGCCCGGATTATTCCCAGGATCGCTTGTAGTCGGGGATGGATCGGTATCTTCCGTGACATCCGGGTTTTCGTCTCGTGCCCCGGCCGGGAGACCACGTGGACCCAGTTTCCGGTCCGGTCAATATCCTCAAGTCTCAGCCGCTGAAGTTCGCCCGCCCGCATCCCGGTAAACGCGAGGAATGAAAGGTACGTTCGCAACGGCTCGTCGGCCGCCGCGAGCAGTCGGGCAACCTGGGCCAGGGTCGGGGCCGTCTTCGGGACGAGCGGCGGCTTATGCAGACGGACGTCCGCGAGCACGTCTTCGGTCACGAGTTTCCGGGTCCGGGCCCACCGGAACAACTGCTTGATCACGACACCTTCGGTGTAGACGGTCTTGCGGTGCCGGGACTTCTGGCGGTGGGCCCGGTAGCGGTCGAAATGCCCGGCCGTCACCTGGCCGAGCCGGAGAACCCGTTGCTCGGCCAGGTAGGTGACGAATCGGTCGAAAATCCCGTGGTACTTGACGAGGGTTTTGCGGGCCCGGTGTTCGGTCCGCAGGTACCCGAGGTAGTCCTCGACCGCCTGGGCGACGGTCACCGGCCGGGGTGGAGACCGGTAGGTGTGCTCGGCCAGATCCGCGGCCAGACGGACGGCCTTATCGAGGGCAACTCTCTTGTTGGTGGTCTTCAGGGATACCCGGCGGTGTTCACCGTCCTGGGAGAACTCGGCACACCAGATCCTCTTTCGACCCCGGGGATAGATAGTCACCCGGTCTGAGACCTTGATGCGGTTGGGTTCATCGGTCATGGGGTCCAGTCACCTCCGTTGAAGAGTTTGTCGATGACCTTGTCCCGCCAGAACAAGCAGTGTTTGCCCCGGCGGCGGAAGGTGCCTTCGAGGCGGCCCTTGGCTACCCACTCGTAAAAGGTTTTGACGCTGACCTGGCACAAGGCGGCGGCCTGGCGAGTGGTCAGGATGCGGGGAACATCGCACGGCGACTCGCCCGCGAACGCGCGGGCAATGTCACCGGGCGTGAGGGTCGGCTTCCTACCGGGCATGGGAAAACCTCGGGGGTTCATGTCAACGCGGTCGAACGCCCCATAATCCTGAGCCCCGGCTCACACCCTCGCGGGGATACGAAATCGGAATCTTGTATCCCCGCGATCACGACCTTCGTGGCCGCGATCACGAAGAGACGGTGAAATGCCCTCGGTCGAATGGGAGCGGCGGAAATGGCTACTTTTTGATCCGGAGTTGGCGAACCGCGTGCCGTTTTCCCCCTTGGCACCGGCGGATCCACTTCCGAAGTTTGCCGACGTACTCCTTCGACACATCGAGTTCGGTCGCCGCGATCTCTTCGATCGCGGCGACCAGATTCCGGGGCGAGGTGGGGAAACGGCTGCGAGCAGCCACTTCCAGACGGATGACATGGAACATCCGGGCGTAGAGTTCGACGTGGTGCCCGCCGACCAAATCCGGGGGGATGTTCCGGTCCTCCGCTTCCCGACGCTGGGCGGCACAGATCTGGTCGACGACATCGGCGCCGACGGGGTGGTTCAATGGGATGTTGAGGACGACGCCCGAGCGAGGCTGGAGGTGCGACCCCGCGGGCAGGAGGTTGGGAACGAGGGGAGTCTCCGGGCACGGCAAACCCCAGTAGGTCAGCTCGCTCAGATTCCACGTCGACAGCAGCGTCTGAACGAGGCGACGGAACGCGACGGTCGGGCACATCACCGGGTCGGATACAACCGGCGGCCGGTCACACATTCCGACGGTCGGCGTTCGCCCCCGCGAATCGGCGGGGGTATTGAGCTGGGACCCGACCGGGATCGAGAAGGATTCCGCCGCGGGACGGAACGGGAACGTCGGCCGGAGGGCGATTGGGAACTTCAGATAAGCGTTCCTGAGCCCCTCCTGGTCGCTCAGAAATTTGGGTTCGGTCAACAAGGCCGCGGCCGTCCCACGACACCGGGTCCAGGTCTGCTGGGCACTTTCTTCTGAACTCGCCAAGTCACAATTCGTCAACGTATTGTAATTCATTTGGCAATAAGACATCAACGATTTTCGTTTCATCAACGGGGAGTTGAAGAGC from Fimbriiglobus ruber includes these protein-coding regions:
- a CDS encoding response regulator — its product is MTDLRVFLVDDHAVVREGLKTLINAQVGMMVVGEAAEGSLACERIVVLRPDVVVMDVSMPGLTGAQATARLQLESPTVRVLALTVHEDRGYIRQLLAAGAAGYVLKRAAPEELIHAIRVVATGGVYLDPSMAGRSSVALSEKRRMPAPRVGI
- a CDS encoding response regulator transcription factor, whose product is MARRTAAGYSNKEIATRLELSVKTVETYRARAMEKLGLQSRSDLVRYAVQQGWLQDG
- a CDS encoding response regulator, translating into MNRIWPYILVVDDSPDTADSMAELLIIWGYHAKPCYCGASALAAVHDRRPAVILLDIGMAPMDGLTFASQFHKLPNHERTSVVAITGHTSATYQIRGRELGIVHYLLKPVDLTKLETLLARLIALSALPVGVIEFSPLVSPRTKPARNSSRLLGWK
- a CDS encoding tyrosine-type recombinase/integrase; amino-acid sequence: MTDEPNRIKVSDRVTIYPRGRKRIWCAEFSQDGEHRRVSLKTTNKRVALDKAVRLAADLAEHTYRSPPRPVTVAQAVEDYLGYLRTEHRARKTLVKYHGIFDRFVTYLAEQRVLRLGQVTAGHFDRYRAHRQKSRHRKTVYTEGVVIKQLFRWARTRKLVTEDVLADVRLHKPPLVPKTAPTLAQVARLLAAADEPLRTYLSFLAFTGMRAGELQRLRLEDIDRTGNWVHVVSRPGHETKTRMSRKIPIHPRLQAILGIIRASGGTWLFTAAPSTKYPDGGRPISVKRLNEQFTRLAARLGLPVGRESGFVVHSLRHFFETAAVNARVPQRVVDAWLGHRSDRSMAAVYYHLGDEESHQFMGSVPFGMGEPAADAGREDAS
- a CDS encoding helix-turn-helix domain-containing protein, whose protein sequence is MPGRKPTLTPGDIARAFAGESPCDVPRILTTRQAAALCQVSVKTFYEWVAKGRLEGTFRRRGKHCLFWRDKVIDKLFNGGDWTP